The nucleotide window CTGTGCTGAGGGCCAGCTTTGCGACCAGGGCAGCTGTGTTGCCGACTGTGGCGATGGCATCCGAGTGCCCTGCGACGGAGCATGTATCAATCCTTACGACAGCACAGCCCATTGTGGCGGCTGCCCAGGCGTCCCAGTTGACCTTGCCGCAGGCGAAATCTGCCTCGATGGTGTTCCTAGCTGTCCTCCAGGCACGGACAAATACCAAGGCGTATGTGTTGCCATTGGCAACAATGATCATTGCCTAGAAGCCGGCGATCGCTGTGGTCAGGACGAGGAATGCACCTCGAGTGGCTGTCAGTCGATCTACGAAGCTGAGATTTGCAACGACAGCATTGATAACGACGGCAACGGGCTAAAAGACTGCGCCGATGTTGATGCGTGCTGCAATCAAACTGTTTGTTATAACGATCCCGCTTGCGATCCACCGATTACCGCTGAGATTTGCACCGACGGACTAGATAACGACCAAAACGGCAAGATTGACTGTTATGACACGACGGTATGTTGCTCGAATGCAGCTTGCACAGGCCATTCTGCTTGCGGTGGTGGAGGTAATCCTCCTCCCCCTCCTCCTCCTCCTGGTCCGACCTGTGAACTCAATCCGGGAAATTGTAAGCTCGGGACCATCACGGCGATGTGTTACAAGCTTCCAGTTGGCACATCGCAGCAAAACTCACTTCAGAACAATGGTACTTCTGTGCAAGATACAGTCGACTGCTTTCAGATCACCAATATCAGCAGCTCGACGGTTACTGTGACGGTTAGCAATATTCCGAGTGGACATGACTACGACCTTTTTGTTTACAAAGAGTCCTCTGCCAATTCGTATTGTTCATCAAGTTCGATTGGAAGCGATACGGGTTCAGGCTCAAGTCGCTCGGTGACGATAACAGGTGCCAATACCGGCACGATTGCGGTGCGGTTGGTTCGACAAAATAGTGGTACCGAAGCTGAGTGTGCAGGCCTTTACACCATCAGCGCAAACTGAATGAAAAAGCTGTGTCGCGCAGGCCTTATTCCCAGAGGAATACGGGGCTTGTGCGCCATGGCTTAACTTACGCGTCTTTTTTGCCGCTGCTTTTTGTGCTGGTTTTGGCTGGCGCAGGCGTACTTGCTTTGCTGCTTTTTGTGGACGAGGAGCTGCTGGCGGGGGGTGGAGAGCTGTAAAGGTCTGAGTACCAACCGCCACCTTTTAGGATGAAGTTGCCCTGGGTGATTTGGCGGCGTGCTTTGGACTTGCCGCATTTTTTACACTTCTTGTTGGGTTCATCGCTGATGCGCTGTTCAAGTTCGTATTCAGCGCCGCAGGCCTCACAAATGTATTCGTAAGTTGGCATAG belongs to Myxococcales bacterium and includes:
- a CDS encoding zinc ribbon domain-containing protein; translation: MPTYEYICEACGAEYELEQRISDEPNKKCKKCGKSKARRQITQGNFILKGGGWYSDLYSSPPPASSSSSTKSSKASTPAPAKTSTKSSGKKDA